A single window of Anopheles moucheti chromosome 2, idAnoMoucSN_F20_07, whole genome shotgun sequence DNA harbors:
- the LOC128296939 gene encoding putative inositol monophosphatase 3, which yields MNLGRSIRINKCGVVILGLLFMCILYYLWNSNGANGASYAFSKNPNEINLRKLLIGSIQAAQHGGFEVVAVSKMRDLHEQSKGKTKEGANNPVTDADYRSNCVMKNGLLRIFPKLKVISEEDDRQEQCAEVQLFDLDPTVLPESVTVPDERVNIDDVDVWIDPLDATQEYTERLHEYVTTMVCVAVKGVPTIGIIHNPFTMKTTWAWRDRALSESLANLKHDADVKHPTIIVSRSHAGAVKEQSKQIFGENAQVISAGGAGFKVLQVIQNNATAYLHTTHIKKWDICAGDAILGAIGGRMSDLHNENIVYHRDTPALNPSGLLATALTETHEAYIKRIVESKRFVR from the exons ATGAATTTGGGTCGATCGATACGTATCAATAAGTGCGGGGTCGTGATACTGGGGCTGCTGTTTATGTGCATTTTGTACTACCTCTGGAACAGCAATGGTGCGAACGGGGCAAGCTACGCGTTCAGCAAAAACCCGAACGAAATCAATCTCCGCAAATTGCTGATCGGCTCAATACAGGCCGCCCAGCATGGGGGGTTCGAGGTGGTGGCTGTTTCGAAAATGCGAGATCTGCACGAGCAAAGCAAAGGGAAAACGAAGGAAGGTGCAAACAACCCGGTCACTGATGCCGACTATCGCTCCAACTGCGTGATGAAGAATGGGTTGTTGCGAATATTTCCCAAGCTGAAGGTCATCTCCGAGGAGGACGATAGGCAGGAACAGTGCGCCGAGGTACAGCTGTTCGATCTTGATCCTACCGTTCTGCCCGAGAGCGTGACCGTGCCGGACGAACGTGTCAACATAGATGATGTGGATGTGTGGATAGACCCGCTAGATGCCACACAGGAGTATACCG AACGACTCCATGAGTACGTCACCACAATGGTATGCGTAGCAGTAAAGGGCGTCCCGACGATTGGCATCATACACAATCCCTTCACGATGAAAACAACCTGGGCCTGGCGCGACAGGGCACTGTCAGAGTCGCTGGCCAATCTAAAGCACGATGCCGACGTGAAACATCCAACGATCATCGTGTCCCGATCGCATGCCGGTGCTGTAAAGGAACAATCGAAGCAAATTTTTGGCGAAAACGCACAAGTCATTTCGGCCGGTGGAGCCG GTTTCAAAGTGCTCCAGGTGATACAGAACAACGCTACGGCCTACCTGCACACGACGCACATAAAAAAGTGGGACATTTGTGCCGGCGATGCCATACTCGGTGCGATCGGCGGTAGAATGAGCGATCTGCACAATGAAAATATAGTGTACCATCGCGATACACCTGCGCTCAACCCGAGCGGGCTGCTGGCTACTGCCCTTACGGAAACACATGAAGCGTACATTAAACGAATAGTGGAAAGCAAACGTTTTGTACGGTAA
- the LOC128297891 gene encoding uncharacterized protein LOC128297891 — protein MCDLEHNIQLINIKQGEVFHYSIVLLKGELTNPCCSGKLCITVNNNQPVPFSFAVEKKDEGNVESKRKVLRKFRVLLRLIGGESVYEVQYCKAKTCISLTCTIPETTFTVVPLYIICKGHSGRYQSPEHDSHNDSDHACRKITLAIELLQCLYAEKLHEHGFGRKTFTLESPCKPFHSALEWERSTTMTEDELWHQFAAELIQNKCYDMQRVKVVGFLSSTHFSGITDGDYSYENIRTKTTGHAALGGGGLALFGTGCLYTWPSSLEAVCGAFTSKHPVDCGKLLDDSNYRRTYGGCFATTLGSVCHEMGHTFDLGHTPDSSIMGDGFDAIDNVFVGSYGHHCANGPKRIIDTKPHGLAGRLTQLKRPGDVLRQRLDAKQNDGVFFAPISALTLSCHRWFNHTKRFLCESLYFDNITQTVTSCNGSTKIVLAELRSTENGMMHKCWTYPVGPSQSSTFTLPKLPNLQHLTLFVMDTDGNILKANLSSISSAKICD, from the exons ATGTGCGATTTAGAGCATAACATCCagttaataaatataaaacaaggTGAAGTATTTCACTACTCTATCGTTTTGCTCAAGGGTGAACTCACAAATCCATGCTGCAGCGGAAAGTTGTGTATAACCGTCAACAACAATCAACCAGTTCCATTCTCATTCGCCGTAGAGAAGAAAGACGAAGGTAACGTTGAGAGCAAGCGAAAAGTTCTTCGAAAGTTTCGTGTTCTACTAAGATTAATAGGCGGTGAAAGCGTGTACGAGGTGCAATATTGTAAGGCAAAAACATGCATAAGTTTAACCTGCACAATTCCGGAAACTACCTTTACGGTGGTGCCACTGTACATTATCTGCAAAGGGCACAGCGGTCGATATCAGTCGCCCGAACACGATTCCCACAACGATAGTGATCATGCTTGTCGGAAGATAACACTTGCGATCGAGTTGCTGCAGTGCCTATACGCGGAAAAACTACATGAACATGGCTTCGGACGGAAAACGTTCACACTCGAATCTCCATGCAAACCGTTCCACTCTGCACTGGAATGGGAACGATCGACCACAATGACGGAGGATGAACTTTGGCACCAGTTCGCTGCAGAGTtgatacaaaacaaatgctaCGACATGCAGCGAGTAAAGGTGGTTGGATTTCTCAGCAGCACACACTTTTCTGGTATCACCGATGGTGACTACTCGTACGAGAACATCCGGACGAAAACCACCGGCCATGCTGcactcggtggtggtggattaGCTCTTTTTGGTACCGGCTGTCTCTACACGTGGCCTTCCTCGCTTGAGGCAGTTTGTGGTGCATTTACCAGCAAGCATCCGGTGGACTGTGGCAAACTGTTGGATGACAGTAACTATAGACGCAC gtacGGCGGCTGTTTTGCCACAACGCTCGGTTCAGTTTGTCACGAGATGGGTCATACATTCGATCTTGGTCACACACCGGATAGTTCCATCATGGGCGATGGATTTGATGCAATTGATAATGTGTTTGTCGGATCGTACGGTCACCATTGTGCGAACGGGCCAAAACGTATCATCGATACCAAACCACACGGTCTGGCGGGTAGGCTTACCCAGCTGAAGCGTCCAGGTGATGTACTGCGGCAACGGTTAGATGCAAAGCAAAATGATGGTGTCTTTTTTGCGCCCATCAGTGCACTGACGCTTAGCTGCCATCGGTGGTTTAATCACACAAAGCGGTTTTTATGTGAATCGTTGTATTTCGATAACATCACCCAAACGGTCACATCATGCAACGGTAGTACGAAGATCGTTCTGGCAGAGTTACGCTCTACGGAGAATGGTATGATGCACAAGTGTTGGACCTATCCAGTGGGACCGTCACAGTCAAGCACATTTACGCTTCCCAAGCTACCCAACCTACAGCACCTTACGCTGTTTGTAATGGATACCGATGGGAATATACTAAAAGCAAATCTTAGCAGTATTAGCTCAGCAAAAATATgtgattaa
- the LOC128298279 gene encoding uncharacterized protein LOC128298279 produces the protein MSEETAAPTSTPEAVCEAKILFRQLKPFPVIDENNNFKIETEHFIESSNQIIAAIACFGKLFSPIVRDMRQNVQKITDKYKQNETLFKYLEDLILKDKDGNDVPFDTVTDGLLWLKRAFEMIEQFFHNLLQDETCSEQVKPHLKKAYDQCLLPFHGFVAQKAYQLLQLYLPTRSSLLGTAESNADNLKALGEFLVLFRANLDHLNEFYTKHELHRTYKA, from the exons ATGAGTGAAGAAACTGCAGCACCAACCAGCACGCCGGAGGCCGTTTGCGAAGCGAAAATTCTATTTCGCCAACTAAAACCATTCCCCGTGATCGACGAgaataacaattttaaaattgaaaccgAACACTTTATAGAATCGTCCAATCAAATCATCGCTGCGATCG CATGTTTCGGAAAGTTGTTCTCTCCCATCGTTAGAGATATGCGCCAAAATGTGCAG AAAATAACGGATAAATACAAACAGAACGAAACGTTGTTCAAGTACTTGGAGGATTTGATTCTAAAGGACAAGGATGGCAACGATGTTCCGTTTGACACTGTGACGGATGGTTTGCTGTGGCTGAAAAG AGCGTTCGAAATGATAGAACAATTCTTTCACAATCTGCTCCAAGACGAGACATGCAGCGAACAGGTGAAACCACACCTTAAAAAGGCGTACGACCAATGTTTGCTGCCGTTTCATGGATTTGTGGCACAGAAAGCGTATCAG CTGCTGCAATTATATTTACCAACGCGATCATCGCTTCTCGGGACGGCGGAATCCAATGCGGATAATTTGAAGGCACTCGGAGAATTTTTAGTGCTGTTTCGTGCCAATTTGGATCATCTTAATGAATTCTACACCAAGCATGAGTTACATAGAACTTACAAAGCGTAA
- the LOC128309391 gene encoding uncharacterized protein LOC128309391, which translates to MSNTSAGVCEAKIRFRHLKPFPVIDANSNFKIATEHFIESSNQIIDAIACFGKLFSPIVNDMRQNLQSIANKYRQNKALFMYLEDLILKDKDGGTLPFDGVTNSLLWLKRAFEMMEQFFTNMLEDETCSEQVKPHLRKAYEQCLMPYHRVLGQTVFQLLHLYLPTRSSLLGTDADNLKALEEFLVLFRANLDHLNEFYTEHDLHRNDKA; encoded by the exons ATGAGTAACACAAGTGCGGGTGTCTGTGAAGCGAAGATACGATTTCGTCATCTGAAACCATTCCCGGTGATCGATGCGAAtagtaattttaaaattgcaaCCGAACACTTTATCGAATCGTCCAATCAAATCATCGATGCAATTG CATGTTTCGGAAAGCTGTTCTCTCCCATCGTTAATGATATGCGCCAAAACTTGCAA AGTATAGCGAACAAATATAGACAGAACAAAGCGTTGTTCATGTACTTGGAGGATTTAATCCTAAAGGACAAGGATGGTGGAACTCTTCCTTTCGATGGGGTAACGAATAGTTTGCTCTGGTTGAAAAG AGCCTTTGAAATGATGGAACAATTCTTTACCAACATGCTTGAAGACGAGACGTGTAGCGAACAGGTGAAGCCGCACCTTAGAAAGGCGTACGAGCAATGTTTGATGCCGTATCATCGAGTTCTGGGACAAACAGTGTTTCAG CTGCTGCATTTATATTTACCAACGCGTTCATCGCTACTTGGGACGGATGCGGATAATTTGAAGGCACTTGAAGAATTTTTAGTGCTGTTTCGTGCCAATTTGGATCATCTTAATGAATTCTACACCGAGCATGACTTGCACCGAAATGATAAAGCGTAA
- the LOC128309402 gene encoding LOW QUALITY PROTEIN: transmembrane protein 17-like (The sequence of the model RefSeq protein was modified relative to this genomic sequence to represent the inferred CDS: substituted 1 base at 1 genomic stop codon) encodes MYNTHRKEPITQVNIVIRASVXLCMIIAFVSFLLEEEVISHLWVQLLIHINVYFYGVWLVVAVIFLNHEFATISGIEKILSILSLVVAIPLEVIRLYLGHTGNLMSAIPNFAGFLILSLLIQLPLQIYLLLATHTIHHTVATVVQSITIAMLVLQIIVGIPAMRKLSAFRRKQFQIQRWQYIGRRTGKKEVN; translated from the exons ATGTACAATACACATCGAAAGGAACCGATTACGCAGGTGAATATTGTTATCAGAGCTTCCGTTTAATTATGCATGATTAtcgctttcgtttcgtttctatTAGAGGAAGAAGTAATATCGCACCTGTGGGTACAGCTGCTGATTCACATCAATGTTTACTTCTACGGCGTTTGGCTTGTAGTGGCAGTAATCTTTCTTAACCATGAG TTTGCTACCATTAGCGGTATAGAGAAAATTCTGTCTATCCTTTCACTAGTAGTTGCTATACCACTGGAAGTTATCCGGCTGTACCTTGGCCACACGGGAAATCTGATGAGTGCA ATACCGAATTTTGCCGGATTCCTTATACTGTCGTTACTGATTCAACTGCCACTGCAGATTTACCTATTACTGGCCACGCACACTATTCATCATACGGTGGCAACGGTCGTACAGTCCATCACGATCGCGATGCTCGTGCTGCAGATCATCGTTGGCATACCGGCAATGCGGAAACTGTCCGCATTTCGCAggaaacaatttcaaataCAACGCTGGCAATATATCGGTAGGCGAACCGGGAAGAAAGAAGTAAATTGA
- the LOC128309323 gene encoding coatomer subunit beta, translating into MASGSEGMSCYTIINPPEIELYNEMQIKQDLEKGEVNVKIETMKKVIQLMLQGERLPNLLMTIIRFVLPLQNHTLKKLLLIYWEIVPKTSADGKLLQEMILVCDAYRKDLQHPNEFLRGATLRFLCKLKEPELLEPLMPTIRSSLEHRHSYVRRNAVLAIFTIYKNFDWLVPDGPELIANFLDTQQDMSCKRNAFLMLLHADQERALNYLASCLDQVSSFGDILQLVIVELIYKVCHANPAERSRFIRCIYNLLNSSSNAVRYEAAGTLVTLSTAPTAIKAAVSCYIDLIVKESDNNVKLIVLDRLIALKENENIERIMQELVMDVLRVLSATDIEVRRKTLALAMDLVSSRNIEEMVLVLKKEVSKTHNIEHEDTGKYRQLLVRTLHTCCIKFPDVAAAVIPVLVEFLSDTNELAAGDVLVFVREAIQKFSHLQPLVIEKLLEAFPAIKSAKIHRTTLWILGEYANSLKDIMEVIGVVNRALGEVPIVEAEQSRLAGNDTAEEEQKTTEAVNNTTNKVTSDGTYATQSAFSVAPVAKKVERPPLRQYMMDGDFFVAATLASTLTKLALKFIQLESNEKKQNRLCTCAMLIMSSILHLGKSGLPTKAITNDDTDRIYLCLKTLTLRTPEIVDIFTQSCRNALANMLNAQSDEKAQEKKDKQQKNAAKIQPDDPIAFTQLANGKNDQLGENVFELSLNQALAGTKSTALTDVASPNSKLNKVTQLTGFSDPVYAEAYVHVNQYDIVLDVLIVNQTSDTLQNCTLELATVGDLKLVEKPHPVVLAPHDFCNIKANVKVSSTENGIIFGNIVYDTTFSSNVVVLNTIQIDIMDYILPATCTDTEFRTMWVEFEWENKVSVNTTLTDLHDYLRLLLKSTNMKCLTPEKALSGQCGFMAANMYARSIFGEDALANLSIEKPLDRPDAPVTGHIRIRAKSQGMALSLGDKINHTQKCLQEKSVAA; encoded by the exons ATGGCGTCGGGGTCCGAGGGAATGTCGTGCTACACGATAATAAATCCTCCCGAAATTGAGCTGTACAATGAGATGCAAATCAAACAGGATCTCG AGAAGGGTGAAGTGAACGTAAAGATCGAAACGATGAAGAAAGTCATCCAGCTAATGCTGCAGGGCGAACGGTTGCCGAACCTGCTAATGACGATCATCCGTTTCGTGCTGCCTCTGCAAAATCACACCCTCAAGAAGCTGCTGCTAATCTACTGGGAGATAGTGCCGAAAACGTCGGCCGACGGTAAGCTGCTGCAGGAGATGATATTGGTCTGCGATGCGTACCGAAAGGATCTACAGCATCCGAACGAGTTTTTGCGCGGCGCTACATTGCGCTTTTTGTGCAAGCTGAAGGAACCGGAACTGCTGGAACCGCTGATGCCAACCATTCGCAGCAGTCTCGAACACCGTCACTCGTACGTGCGCCGTAACGCGGTACTCGCCATCTTTACCATCTACAAGAACTTCGATTGGTTGGTGCCCGATGGGCCGGAGTTGATTGCAAACTTTCTCGACACACAGCAAGACATGTCGTGCAAGCGAAATGCTTTCCTCATGCTGCTGCACGCGGATCAGGAGCGGGCGTTGAACTATTTGGCCTCCTGCTTGGATCAGGTGAGCAGCTTCGGTGACATTTTGCAGCTGGTTATCGTCGAGCTGATCTACAAGGTGTGTCATGCCAATCCGGCCGAACGATCGCGCTTCATTCGCTGTATCTACAATCTGTTGAACTCATCCTCGAACGCAGTTCGATATGAGGCAGCAGGTACGCTGGTGACGCTTTCCACTGCACCGACCGCTATTAAGGCGGCCGTCAGCTGCTATATCGATCTGATCGTGAAAGAGAGCGACAACAACGTGAAGTTGATCGTGCTGGATCGGTTAATTGCGTTGAAGGAGAACGAAAACATCGAACGCATCATGCAGGAACTCGTGATGGACGTACTGCGGGTGCTCAGTGCCACCGACATTGAGGTGCGCCGAAAGACGCTAGCGCTAGCGATGGATCTGGTGTCTTCGCGTAACATTGAAGAGATGGTGCTGGTGTTGAAGAAGGAAGTCTCCAAAACGCACAATATCGAGCATGAAGATACGGGCAAGTACCGACAGTTGCTCGTACGCACGCTACATACGTGTTGCATAAAGTTTCCGGACGTGGCAGCGGCCGTCATTCCGGTGCTGGTGGAATTCCTATCCGACACGAACGAGCTGGCCGCTGGAGATGTGTTAGTGTTCGTGCGGGAAGCGATTCAAAAGTTTTCCCACCTGCAGCCGCTGGTCATCGAGAAGTTGCTGGAGGCGTTCCCGGCCATCAAGTCGGCTAAAATTCACCGTACTACGCTGTGGATTTTGGGCGAGTATGCCAACTCACTGAAGGACATTATGGAGGTGATCGGTGTCGTGAACCGTGCCCTGGGTGAGGTACCGATTGTTGAGGCGGAACAAAGCCGACTAGCCGGGAATGATACGGCTGAAGAGGAGCAAAAAACGACCGAAGCCGTGAACAACACTACCAATAAGGTTACTTCGGATGGCACCTACGCTACTCAGAGCGCTTTCAGTGTTGCACC ggTTGCCAAAAAGGTGGAACGGCCTCCGCTGCGACAGTACATGATGGATGGCGACTTCTTCGTTGCGGCCACACTTGCCTCAACGCTAACAAAGCTGGCCTTAAAGTTCATCCAGCTGGAATCGAACGAAAAGAAGCAGAACCGTCTGTGCACCTGCGCCATGCTAATCATGAGCTCCATCCTACATCTTGGCAAGTCCGGGTTGCCAACGAAAGCAATCACAAATGATGATACAGATCGGATTTACCTTTGCCTCAAAACGCTCACCCTGAGGACACCCGAAATAGTAGACATCTTTACGCAAAGTTGCCGAAACGCACTGGCCAACATGCTGAACGCTCAGAGCGACGAGAAGGCCCAGGAGAAGAAGGACAAGCAGCAAAAGAACGCTGCCAAAATACAGCCGGACGATCCGATCGCTTTCACGCAGCTGGCGAACGGGAAGAACGATCAACTCGGTGAGAATGTGTTCGAGCTGAGCTTGAACCAAGCGCTGGCTGGCACCAAGAGCACTGCGCTGACGGACGTCGCTTCACCGAACAGCAAGCTGAACAAAGTGACCCAGCTGACCGGATTCTCCGATCCGGTCTATGCGGAAGCGTACGTGCACGTAAACCAGTACGATATTGTGCTGGACGTGCTGATCGTCAACCAGACTAGTGACACGTTGCAAAACTGTACGCTTGAGCTGGCCACCGTTGGCGATTTGAAGTTGGTCGAGAAGCCCCATCCGGTCGTACTGGCGCCTCATGATTTCTGCAACATCAAGGCAAATGTGAAGGTATCGTCCACGGAAAATGGTATCATTTTTGGCAACAttg TGTACGACACAACATTCTCATCGAATGTGGTCGTGCTGAATACTATTCAGATCGACATCATGGATTATATCCTGCCGGCAACCTGCACCGACACCGAGTTCCGCACGATGTGGGTCGAGTTTGAGTGGGAAAACAAGGTGTCCGTCAACACGACACTTACCGATTTGCACGATTACCTGCGGCTGCTGCTCAAGTCGACCAACATGAAGTGCCTCACGCCAGAGAAGGCACTTTCGGGACAGTGTGGTtttatggcggccaatatgtaCGCGAG GTCGATTTTCGGTGAGGACGCTTTGGCAAACTTAAGCATCGAAAAGCCCTTAGATCGTCCGGATGCTCCCGTGACCGGGCACATAAGAATACGGGCTAAGAGCCAG GGTATGGCACTCAGCTTGGGCGACAAAATCAACCATACACAAAAGTGTTTGCAGGAGAAATCGGTTGCCGCTTAA
- the LOC128310077 gene encoding protein P54-like, with translation MGSLMEACCTGFICRLCSKMNRMVIFIYGADGLEYNLLQKINNYLPIEINEEDELPKTICEACLDKILLHHRLIEQIQSAQKRFVKLRDEDQARNATPAESAASSRTLSAESTASSRTMSVDSTDAVEEPAERIQETEPNSTESADHSAAAETVNARVQDDIPTNESVSQDSQEATSSSSTDTAAAGESSTNREQNEAGSSAPKPPPNRLKRKQPNPSHSSKVARKRLG, from the exons ATGGGCAGTTTAATGGAGGCATGCTGCACTGGGTTCATATGCAGACTGTGCTCAAAGATGAATCGTATggtgatttttatttatggtGCAGATGGTCTCGAGTACAACTTACTGCAGAAAATCAACAACTATCTTCCAATAGAG ATCAACGAAGAAGACGAACTGCCGAAAACGATCTGTGAAGCCTGTTTGGACAAAATTCTGCTCCATCATCGATTGATCGAACAGATACAGTCAGCGCAGAAACGTTTTGTGAAACTGCGCGATGAAGATCAGGCCCGAAATGCTACCCCAGCAGAGTCAGCGGCAAGCTCGAGAACATTGTCCGCCGAATCCACAGCTAGCTCGCGAACCATGTCGGTTGATTCCACCGATGCCGTGGAAGAACCGGCAGAAAGGATACAAGAAACTGAGCCAAACAGCACAGAATCAGCGGACCACAGTGCCGCTGCCGAAACGGTAAATGCGCGGGTACAGGACGATATTCCGACCAACGAAAGTGTAAGCCAAGATTCGCAAGAAGCTACAAGCAGCAGCTCAACGGATACAGCAGCAGCGGGAGAATCCAGCACTAATCGGGAACAAAACGAAGCAGGCTCATCGGCTCCAAAGCCACCACCGAATCGCTTGAAACGCAAACAGCCCAATCCGTCTCATTCGTCTAAAGTGGCTAGAAAACGGTTAGGTTAG
- the LOC128310076 gene encoding putative OPA3-like protein CG13603 isoform X1 has protein sequence MVVGAFPAAKLGVLAMKQISKPIANLLKERAKNSPFFRKYVCMPPAQFYNWMEVKTKMWALNLGKPTTVPVLNEAMAIDLGANLLGEIIIFTIGAGLLLLEYQRQVRKEANKEEMMLQEKLELQATINELNFQMQRLDTQLREVARVTADLESKSSWKPKILDELPFGNKKNKNEQALYIPATVDRKDPAANASGNRGVITSALEIIDNEVFYRDSSEDGSEDEFSDQRRPGLVTRSLNYLLASNTRPSKATERQG, from the exons ATGGTTGTGGGAGCGTTTCCGGCCGCCAAGCTTGGCGTTCTGGCGATGAAACAGATATCAAAACCAATCGCAAATTTGCTGAAGGAGCGTGCGAAAAATAGTCCCTTCTTCCGGAAGTATGTTTGCATGCCGCCGGCACAGTTCTACAACTGGATGGAAGTGAAGACGAAAATGTGGGCATTGAACCTTGGCAAACCAACCACCGTGCCAGTGTTGAACGAAGCGATGGCCATCGATCTGGGTGCGAACTTGTTGGGCGAAATCATTATTTTCACGATAGGTGCCGGGTTACTTCTGCTGGAGTATCAACG ACAAGTACGCAAAGAGGCCAACAAAGAGGAGATGATGCTGCAAGAGAAACTCGAACTACAAGCGACTATAAACGAGCTAAACTTTCAAATGCAACGTTTGGATACACAGCTACGAGAAGTCGCTAGAGTAACGGCAGATCTTG AATCAAAATCATCATGGAAACCGAAAATATTAGATGAACTACCGTTCGGTaacaagaagaacaaaaatgaACAGGCCCTATATATTCCTGCCACAGTTGACCGGAAGGATCCTGCTGCTAATGCCAGTGGTAATAGAGGTGTCATTACCAGTGCGTTGGAGATTATCGATAATGAAGTTTTTTATAGGGACAGCTCAGAGGACGGTTCTGAAGACGAATTCTCAGACCAACGCCGGCCAGGCCTAGTCACTCGTAGTTTAAATTACCTACTAGCATCCAACACTAGACCATCGAAAGCGACCGAAAGACAAGGATAG
- the LOC128310076 gene encoding putative OPA3-like protein CG13603 isoform X2, translating to MVVGAFPAAKLGVLAMKQISKPIANLLKERAKNSPFFRKYVCMPPAQFYNWMEVKTKMWALNLGKPTTVPVLNEAMAIDLGANLLGEIIIFTIGAGLLLLEYQRQVRKEANKEEMMLQEKLELQATINELNFQMQRLDTQLREVARVTADLESKSSWKPKILDELPFGNKKNKNEQALYIPATVDRKDPAANASGTAQRTVLKTNSQTNAGQA from the exons ATGGTTGTGGGAGCGTTTCCGGCCGCCAAGCTTGGCGTTCTGGCGATGAAACAGATATCAAAACCAATCGCAAATTTGCTGAAGGAGCGTGCGAAAAATAGTCCCTTCTTCCGGAAGTATGTTTGCATGCCGCCGGCACAGTTCTACAACTGGATGGAAGTGAAGACGAAAATGTGGGCATTGAACCTTGGCAAACCAACCACCGTGCCAGTGTTGAACGAAGCGATGGCCATCGATCTGGGTGCGAACTTGTTGGGCGAAATCATTATTTTCACGATAGGTGCCGGGTTACTTCTGCTGGAGTATCAACG ACAAGTACGCAAAGAGGCCAACAAAGAGGAGATGATGCTGCAAGAGAAACTCGAACTACAAGCGACTATAAACGAGCTAAACTTTCAAATGCAACGTTTGGATACACAGCTACGAGAAGTCGCTAGAGTAACGGCAGATCTTG AATCAAAATCATCATGGAAACCGAAAATATTAGATGAACTACCGTTCGGTaacaagaagaacaaaaatgaACAGGCCCTATATATTCCTGCCACAGTTGACCGGAAGGATCCTGCTGCTAATGCCAGTG GGACAGCTCAGAGGACGGTTCTGAAGACGAATTCTCAGACCAACGCCGGCCAGGCCTAG